The Syntrophorhabdaceae bacterium genome contains the following window.
TGGCAGACTTGTACGAAGCGGCAAGCGCGTTCTCTTCGACTGATGCTATATAGCCGTCCTTAATGATCAGAGAAAAACCTTCATCAATGCTATTGGTAAAGACGTTCACAATCTTTCCATTCGTAATGATAGCATCAGGTGGAACTGTGCCTTTTACCACATTGAGCAAGGTAGTTATAGTTTGTCTGTTCATAAAATGTCCTCTTTCATTTTTCTGGGGCTCACGTCGCCCCCTCCGGCAGCGAAGCTGTCGGAGCCTTCCCCTCTCGCGACAGAAGTCGCTGGTTCGGCTGTCTGTGCGGGGCCTACCATCTGCCCCCTTCCACGAGCATAAGCTCGTGGAGCCTTCCCCTCTCGCGACAGAAGTCGCCATAGAGAGTCTCTTGCCGGTTCCGGGGTTCATCATTCGTCCTCTCCACGAGCACAGGCGCATGGGTGAGCCGCGAATCTATTCTACATAAAATAGAAGGGTTTTGTAAATTTTTCCCTGGAAAGGCGGCCGCGATTCGTGGTACCTGAAAGGCATGAGGCGAATGAACGGTTATCGCTGGTCCATTTTCGGGGTGCTCGGGGCTCAGTACCTCATCGTCTATTTTCACAGGGTTGCTCCGGCTGTGGTGGCGCGGGAGCTCACCCAGGCGTTCTCGATCTCCGGGGCATCGCTAGGCCTTTTAGCTTCGGCATACTTCTATCCTTACGCTGCCATGCAGATCCCTGTGGGCCTTATCACCGATTCATGGGGGGCAAAGAAGACTATCGTACTTTTTAGCCTCATCGCCTCCGTTGGCACCGTGCTCTTCGGCTTATCCCCCGGTTTCAAGATTGCCCTTTTATCGAGGGCCGTGGTTGGGTTCGGACTCTCCGCCATATTTGTGGCCGTCATGTGTATCCTCGCCGAGTGGTTTCGCGCAGAAGAACTTGCCAGGGTATCGGGGGTGCTCATGGCAGTGGGCGGCGTCGGATGGTTCTCAGCCACAACCCCGCTCGCGCTCTCGACCGTAAGGCTCGGCTGGAGGGCTTCCATGATCCTCGTCGGCATCGTTTCTGTCGTCATTACGTCATTGATTTGGTTTTTTGTGCAAGAGAGGCCGTCGCAGGCAAGAGGCCCGATCTATTCGGGCAATCGGGGCTGCGAGCCGGAAGTACAGGCAAGACCCGTGATGCGGGATCTGAAGATCATTTCCAGAGACACCTCCTTCTGGGCGATAGCGGTTTGGTTTGTCATGAGGGGAGGGGCACTCTTTGGTTTTTTCGGTCTCTGGGCCGGGCCTTACCTCGTGGACGTGCACAGGCTCTCGCAGGGTGCGGCGGGAGGCATACTCTCTATGATCGCTTTCGCGATGATCTTTGGCAGTCCCCTCATCGGTCATCTTTCCGACAGGACGCTCCGAAGCAGAAGCAAGGTACTCGTTGGAACCTCGGTTCTCAACTGTATTTGCTGGCTAACGATGCTCATTTTCTTTGAAAGGTTGTCAGTACCGTGGCTGTTTCTGCTTTTTTTTCTCCTTGGGGTCACGATCAGTTCTGTCGGCACCTTAGCCGTTGTGACGGCGAAAGAACTGTTTCCTTCGGAGATTGCCGGGACTTCCATGGGCGCTATCAATCTTTTTCCCTTTGTGGGGGCCGTCATCTTCCAGCCGTTTATGGGTTACGTCCTTGATAAGGCGGGCAAAGTCGGCGGCATGTATCAGGTCCATGCGTATAAAACCTTGCTCTGGGTTCTCTTCATTACTTCTCTTGTCGCCCTTGCGAGTATCATGCAGTGCAGGGAGACATTCAAAAGAAATTGATGGCAGGCATTTCTATAAATCTGTGATATTCTTTTAGGTGAAGCGGGGATAATATGAGCAGACCAAAAGGATCGAGACTCAGTTCCGCCTTCCTTATCTTGAGGGAATCCATGCGTTCATTTGTAAAGAATAATGATTTCGACACGGCGGCCTCTCTTGCGTATTATGGTTTCTTCGCTTTCATCCCACTGTTTTTTATTGTGCTCTCTTTCCTTAGTCTGAAGACGATGTCGCCGCAGGTGCTCATAGGCGCTATCGAGCACGTTACTGGCCATATATTTCCTCAGTTCGGAAAGGTGATCAGCGATGAGATGCATTTTCTCACAGAGCACAGAAATGCGGTAGGTTTGTTCGGGTTCATTGCACTCTTCTGGTCGATTACGCCGCTCATCAACGCGGCAAGAAATGTCTTTGCCACTATTTTCAACGTGGAAAACAAACCCTCCCTGTTCAAGGCGGTCACCGTGGACTTGATCGCCCTGTCCGTCATCATTCTGCTCTTCGGAGCGCTCCTTATCAGTGAGCTCTATTTTGACACATTCTCAAGGGGCATGCGGGTGAGGGGGGTTCTTGTTTTTCGACTGATCGATTATGTGGTGCCATTCGTGGTTACGTTTCTGTCAATCCTCTTCTTTTATGTGATCTTTTCACCCCTTCGGCTCAAGGTAGGCCATCTTCTGATCGCGTCACTATTTGTGGCATTTTTCTGGACCTTCATGAAGGAATTGTTTTCCGGGTTTGTCTTTTCGAATCCCCATTATGGTTTTGCCTTCGGTTCCCTGAGGGCGATCTTTGTTGTGATCATCTGGTCATATTGTTCTTTTTGTATGCTCCTTTTCGGGGCCGAGATGATGGCGAGCATGAGGAACCGGGAGATCATTCTGCTCAAGAAACTCTTTTTCAAAAGACCCGTTTCAAAAGGGGTGAAGAGGCAGATCGTGGAGAAGTTTGTGAGAGATTACAACGAGGGTGAGATGATTTATGAAGCGGGCGAACCGGCAAACTGCATGTTTCACATCCTGTCCGGCGAGGTAAGTAT
Protein-coding sequences here:
- a CDS encoding MFS transporter, which produces MNGYRWSIFGVLGAQYLIVYFHRVAPAVVARELTQAFSISGASLGLLASAYFYPYAAMQIPVGLITDSWGAKKTIVLFSLIASVGTVLFGLSPGFKIALLSRAVVGFGLSAIFVAVMCILAEWFRAEELARVSGVLMAVGGVGWFSATTPLALSTVRLGWRASMILVGIVSVVITSLIWFFVQERPSQARGPIYSGNRGCEPEVQARPVMRDLKIISRDTSFWAIAVWFVMRGGALFGFFGLWAGPYLVDVHRLSQGAAGGILSMIAFAMIFGSPLIGHLSDRTLRSRSKVLVGTSVLNCICWLTMLIFFERLSVPWLFLLFFLLGVTISSVGTLAVVTAKELFPSEIAGTSMGAINLFPFVGAVIFQPFMGYVLDKAGKVGGMYQVHAYKTLLWVLFITSLVALASIMQCRETFKRN
- a CDS encoding YhjD/YihY/BrkB family envelope integrity protein, with amino-acid sequence MSRPKGSRLSSAFLILRESMRSFVKNNDFDTAASLAYYGFFAFIPLFFIVLSFLSLKTMSPQVLIGAIEHVTGHIFPQFGKVISDEMHFLTEHRNAVGLFGFIALFWSITPLINAARNVFATIFNVENKPSLFKAVTVDLIALSVIILLFGALLISELYFDTFSRGMRVRGVLVFRLIDYVVPFVVTFLSILFFYVIFSPLRLKVGHLLIASLFVAFFWTFMKELFSGFVFSNPHYGFAFGSLRAIFVVIIWSYCSFCMLLFGAEMMASMRNREIILLKKLFFKRPVSKGVKRQIVEKFVRDYNEGEMIYEAGEPANCMFHILSGEVSIRKGDAPGQTLGQGAYFGDISMFLEEPRTDSALASTDNTQLAIISRSNFQTIIKEHPAVAINILKEMALRLRTRG